In Nocardioides sp. zg-1228, a single window of DNA contains:
- a CDS encoding TetR/AcrR family transcriptional regulator — translation METRRPRSSDATRQALVDAARELFTVHGYPAASLEAIAEAAQLTKGALYHHFSGKQAVFEAALELVQARASATIVHASAQHADPWEQGQAGLRAFLRVAQEPDYRQIVVSDGPSVLGPARHREHERSTYAVVAELVRSALTGLDRSPDDALLDTSARVVFGAVSAAGGSVATSEDPAAAAVRAEAAIGAIVTGLRRLLEDTAGGDGATDPGATWRR, via the coding sequence ATGGAGACCCGCCGGCCGCGCTCCTCCGACGCCACGAGGCAGGCGCTCGTCGACGCGGCGCGGGAGCTGTTCACCGTCCACGGCTACCCGGCCGCCTCGCTGGAGGCGATCGCCGAGGCCGCCCAGCTCACCAAGGGCGCGCTCTACCACCACTTCAGCGGCAAGCAGGCCGTCTTCGAAGCCGCCCTCGAGCTCGTGCAGGCCCGCGCGAGCGCCACGATCGTCCACGCCAGCGCGCAGCACGCCGACCCGTGGGAGCAGGGACAGGCCGGTCTGCGGGCGTTCCTCCGGGTCGCGCAGGAGCCCGACTACCGCCAGATCGTCGTCTCCGACGGCCCCTCGGTGCTCGGCCCCGCGCGCCACCGCGAGCACGAGCGGTCGACCTACGCCGTCGTCGCCGAGCTCGTCCGCTCGGCGCTCACGGGCCTCGACCGGTCCCCCGACGACGCGCTGCTCGACACGTCCGCCCGGGTCGTCTTCGGCGCGGTGTCGGCCGCCGGCGGCTCGGTGGCCACGAGCGAGGACCCCGCGGCCGCGGCGGTCCGAGCGGAGGCGGCGATCGGCGCCATCGTCACGGGCCTGCGGCGCCTGCTGGAGGACACCGCCGGTGGGGACGGGGCGACCGACCCCGGCGCTACTTGGCGAAGGTGA
- a CDS encoding YqgE/AlgH family protein has translation MQPASGMLLVATPALQDPNFADTVVLLLDVTEEGALGVVLNRPSQVPVADVLEPWRDVVVEPEVLFRGGPVGTDGALAVAALRDPQDPPVGWRPVAGLLGMVDLDTPTELVDGALTGMRVFAGYAGWGVGQLEGEVEEGSWYVVTSETADAFRDDPSELRREVMRRQPGTLAWHVNRPVDPDLN, from the coding sequence ATGCAGCCCGCATCGGGAATGCTCCTGGTCGCCACGCCGGCGCTGCAGGACCCCAACTTCGCCGACACCGTGGTCCTCCTGCTCGACGTCACGGAGGAGGGTGCCCTCGGCGTGGTGCTCAACCGGCCCTCCCAGGTGCCCGTCGCCGACGTCCTCGAGCCGTGGCGCGACGTCGTGGTCGAGCCCGAGGTGCTGTTCCGCGGCGGGCCGGTCGGCACGGACGGCGCCCTCGCTGTCGCAGCGCTGCGCGATCCGCAGGACCCGCCGGTGGGCTGGCGCCCGGTGGCCGGCCTGCTCGGCATGGTCGACCTCGACACCCCGACCGAGCTGGTCGACGGCGCGCTGACCGGGATGCGCGTCTTCGCCGGCTACGCCGGGTGGGGCGTCGGACAGCTCGAGGGGGAGGTCGAGGAGGGCAGCTGGTACGTCGTCACCAGTGAGACGGCCGACGCGTTCCGCGACGACCCGAGCGAGCTGCGTCGCGAGGTCATGCGCCGCCAGCCCGGGACGCTGGCCTGGCACGTCAACCGGCCCGTCGACCCCGACCTCAACTGA